The following proteins come from a genomic window of Miscanthus floridulus cultivar M001 chromosome 2, ASM1932011v1, whole genome shotgun sequence:
- the LOC136539026 gene encoding organic cation/carnitine transporter 7-like isoform X2, whose product MMEEGQSASYTVDDALLSSVQLEWKLTSHQESMITSVVFVGMLIGAYSWGVVSDNYGRRRGFLFTAIVTSGAGFLSAFAPNYVSLISLRFLAGIGLGGGPVLGSWFLEFVPAPTRGTWMVVFSAFWTVGTILEASLAWTVMPKFGWRWLLALSAIPSFLLLLFYAITPESPRFLCMKGRTSEAVDVLEKMARLNNVQLPSGRLVSDKNIELDEVSGSSESTTLLSGAEESDNLSEDQGSDFGGIKSVGKLLSPKLIRATLLLWMAFFGNAFAYYGIVLLTSELSNGNRICAKQDVESVNSTNASLYKNVFISSFAEIPGSFLSAMIVDRFGRKLSMASMLFTSCVFLFPLVFSLTDILTRISLFGARLCISASFTIVYIYAPEIYPTAVRTTGIGIASSVGRIGGILCPLVAVALVHSCQQTTSILLFELVIFLSGLAVSFFPFETKGCRLNDTEVDMN is encoded by the exons AGCATGATTACAAGTGTTGTTTTTGTTGGAATGCTGATTGGCGCTTACTCGTGGGGTGTGGTTTCGGACAACTATGGAAGGAG GAGAGGCTTTCTCTTTACTGCCATTGTGACAAGTGGAGCTGGATTCTTGAGTGCTTTTGCTCCGAACTATGTGTCATTAATTTCACTGAGATTCTTAGCTGGTATTGGTTTGGGAGGAGGACCTGTTCTGGGATCTTGGTTCTTGGAATTTGTTCCTGCTCCAACTAGAGGAACTTGGATGGTGGTATTTTCTGCATTTTGGACTGTTGGGACAATCTTGGAGGCATCTCTTGCATGG ACAGTTATGCCTAAGTTTGGCTGGAGGTGGTTGTTAGCATTATCAGCTATTCCATCTTTTCTCCTGCTGCTATTTTATGCCATTACGCCAGAGTCACCAAGGTTCCTTTGCATGAAAGGCCGAACTTCCGAGGCTGTGGATGTATTGGAGAAAATGGCAAGACTAAACAATGTACAACTACCTTCTGGGAGGCTTGTTTCTGACAAAAATATTGAGCTAGATGAAGTTTCAGGATCTTCAGAGTCCACAACACTTCTGTCTGGTGCCGAAGAAAGTGACAACCTAAGTGAAGATCAAGGTtctgattttggaggtattaagTCCGTTGGCAAGCTACTCTCACCAAAACTGATCAGAGCAACCCTGCTTCTGTGGATGGCCTTCTTTGGAAATGCGTTCGCCTATtatggcattgttcttctgacaTCAGAGCTCAGTAATGGAAATAGGATATGTGCCAAACAGGATGTCGAATCAGTTAATTCAACTAATGCAAGCCTATATAAGAATGTTTTCATATCTAGTTTTGCAG AGATCCCAGGGTCATTTCTATCGGCCATGATCGTGGATAGATTTGGTCGCAAGCTTTCAATGGCGTCGATGCTCTTCACTAGCTGTGTTTTCTTATTCCCACTAGTGTTCTCCCTGACAGATATACTAACCAGAATCTCCCTGTTTGGTGCCCGGCTCTGTATATCTGCCAGCTTCACCATTGTATACATATATGCTCCAGAG ATTTACCCGACTGCGGTGAGGACGACGGGCATCGGCATCGCGAGCTCAGTGGGCAGGATCGGGGGCATCCTCTGCCCGCTCGTCGCGGTCGCGCTGGTGCACAGCTGCCAGCAGACGACGTCGATCCTCCTCTTCGAGCTTGTAATCTTCCTCTCCGGCCTGGCCGTCTCGTTCTTCCCCTTCGAGACGAAGGGGTGTAGACTCAACGACACCGAGGTGGACATGAACTGA
- the LOC136539026 gene encoding organic cation/carnitine transporter 7-like isoform X3, translating to MEGGRRGFLFTAIVTSGAGFLSAFAPNYVSLISLRFLAGIGLGGGPVLGSWFLEFVPAPTRGTWMVVFSAFWTVGTILEASLAWTVMPKFGWRWLLALSAIPSFLLLLFYAITPESPRFLCMKGRTSEAVDVLEKMARLNNVQLPSGRLVSDKNIELDEVSGSSESTTLLSGAEESDNLSEDQGSDFGGIKSVGKLLSPKLIRATLLLWMAFFGNAFAYYGIVLLTSELSNGNRICAKQDVESVNSTNASLYKNVFISSFAEIPGSFLSAMIVDRFGRKLSMASMLFTSCVFLFPLVFSLTDILTRISLFGARLCISASFTIVYIYAPEIYPTAVRTTGIGIASSVGRIGGILCPLVAVALVHSCQQTTSILLFELVIFLSGLAVSFFPFETKGCRLNDTEVDMN from the exons ATGGAAGGAGGCAG GAGAGGCTTTCTCTTTACTGCCATTGTGACAAGTGGAGCTGGATTCTTGAGTGCTTTTGCTCCGAACTATGTGTCATTAATTTCACTGAGATTCTTAGCTGGTATTGGTTTGGGAGGAGGACCTGTTCTGGGATCTTGGTTCTTGGAATTTGTTCCTGCTCCAACTAGAGGAACTTGGATGGTGGTATTTTCTGCATTTTGGACTGTTGGGACAATCTTGGAGGCATCTCTTGCATGG ACAGTTATGCCTAAGTTTGGCTGGAGGTGGTTGTTAGCATTATCAGCTATTCCATCTTTTCTCCTGCTGCTATTTTATGCCATTACGCCAGAGTCACCAAGGTTCCTTTGCATGAAAGGCCGAACTTCCGAGGCTGTGGATGTATTGGAGAAAATGGCAAGACTAAACAATGTACAACTACCTTCTGGGAGGCTTGTTTCTGACAAAAATATTGAGCTAGATGAAGTTTCAGGATCTTCAGAGTCCACAACACTTCTGTCTGGTGCCGAAGAAAGTGACAACCTAAGTGAAGATCAAGGTtctgattttggaggtattaagTCCGTTGGCAAGCTACTCTCACCAAAACTGATCAGAGCAACCCTGCTTCTGTGGATGGCCTTCTTTGGAAATGCGTTCGCCTATtatggcattgttcttctgacaTCAGAGCTCAGTAATGGAAATAGGATATGTGCCAAACAGGATGTCGAATCAGTTAATTCAACTAATGCAAGCCTATATAAGAATGTTTTCATATCTAGTTTTGCAG AGATCCCAGGGTCATTTCTATCGGCCATGATCGTGGATAGATTTGGTCGCAAGCTTTCAATGGCGTCGATGCTCTTCACTAGCTGTGTTTTCTTATTCCCACTAGTGTTCTCCCTGACAGATATACTAACCAGAATCTCCCTGTTTGGTGCCCGGCTCTGTATATCTGCCAGCTTCACCATTGTATACATATATGCTCCAGAG ATTTACCCGACTGCGGTGAGGACGACGGGCATCGGCATCGCGAGCTCAGTGGGCAGGATCGGGGGCATCCTCTGCCCGCTCGTCGCGGTCGCGCTGGTGCACAGCTGCCAGCAGACGACGTCGATCCTCCTCTTCGAGCTTGTAATCTTCCTCTCCGGCCTGGCCGTCTCGTTCTTCCCCTTCGAGACGAAGGGGTGTAGACTCAACGACACCGAGGTGGACATGAACTGA